GTCCCCTCCTTCTCAGCCAGTTCGCGGTAGGCCTCATAACGCAGCGCCGTCACGGCGCGGCCGGCGTGGTGGTTGCGCACACGCCCCTCGAAGTAGACGAAGCCGCCGCAATCGGGCGAGGCTAGCGCATCACGCAGTGGCGTGATGTCGAGGGGATGCTGACTGATTGAGAAATCTGCGTTCACGGCGTGTCACCCTCCCGAAAAGGGGGGCATGAAGACCACCTTATCACCGGCCTTGAGCGGGTGATCCGGCGGGGCAAACTCATCATTGACCGCAAAGCGGACACCGGACGTGAAGCCGTCCGTCCCGTCACGCGCGGTCAACTCGGCGAATAACTCCCCGACCGTGCCCGCCGGGGTGACAAGCATCTCCTCACTGCGGCCATGTTGTTCGGCGAGAAAGCCGAACCATCCCAAGCGGACTTCCCTGCGCGGAGTCTCTCCGGCGGGTTCCGACGCGGCGGTGCCGGGATCGCTGAAACGGGTCATCATTTCAAGATCTCGCAGCGTGTTGATGTTTTCCAGCGCGTGACGCGCCGCCGCGGGAAGCTCCAGGAGCCGGGCCCCCTCCTCCGCCATGATGTGGCGGGGGCAGACATGGCCCCGCGCGACATGCTCCTCAAGGATGGGAAGCGCCGCGGGCTCGTAGATCGCGCAAAGCGGCTCCGGCAATCCGTCAACGGCACTGGCAAATGCCGTGAACG
This window of the Verrucomicrobiota bacterium genome carries:
- a CDS encoding NTP transferase domain-containing protein translates to MMKAPPLRGLLLAGGRSTRMGRDKASMILLGNGQTQAANALRLLEGSCVRVFLSLREGQEKPGGCGSVEILRDAVSCGGPLAGILTAMRHDPEAAWLVLACDLPFVDPDVISRLLAGRDNLPFTAFASAVDGLPEPLCAIYEPAALPILEEHVARGHVCPRHIMAEEGARLLELPAAARHALENINTLRDLEMMTRFSDPGTAASEPAGETPRREVRLGWFGFLAEQHGRSEEMLVTPAGTVGELFAELTARDGTDGFTSGVRFAVNDEFAPPDHPLKAGDKVVFMPPFSGG